One stretch of Psilocybe cubensis strain MGC-MH-2018 chromosome 6, whole genome shotgun sequence DNA includes these proteins:
- a CDS encoding Glucose 1-dehydrogenase produces the protein MTRIGIVTGASSGIGRASAIALSKAGWKLVLTARRLEQLKETALLCTNETLILAGDITDEPFIKGVFETAVSHFGRLDLLFNNAGISPRAAPIEELSLEAFQAVIHVNLTGSFLAAREAIKIFKSQTPQGGRIINNGSLSAHVPRPNTSPYACSKHAIAGLTKCISLEGRPFGITCTQLDIGNAKTDISDKHFTVGALQPNGTMLSEPTMDVEQVASTVVHIASMPPDVTMLEVNIMAAGAPYVGRG, from the exons ATGACTAGAATTGGCATCGTTACTGGCGCGTCTTCAG GAATTGGACGCGCATCAGCTATAGCCTTGTCCAAAGCTGGATGGAAACTCGTTTTAACTGCTCGCCGCCTGGAACAGCTCAAGGAAACGGCGTTACTTTGTACCAACGAAACTCTTATCTTAGCTGGTGATATCACAGATGAACCTTTCATCAAAGGTGTCTTCGAAACGGCAGTATCTCACTTTG GCAGACTGGACCTGCTGTTTAAC AATGCCGGCATATCTCCGAGAGCAGCGCCTATAGAAGAACTTTCTCTGGAGGCATTTCAGGCTGTGATTCATGTTAATCTCACTGGCTCCTTTTTAGCAGCGCGCGAGGCCATAAAGATTTTTAAGTCACAGACACCACAAGGAG GTCGAATTATAAACAATGGATCACTCTCGGCGCATGTTCCAAGGCCCAATACCTCGCCTTATGCTTGCTCCAAGCATGCAATCGCAGGACTCACAAAGTGCATTTCTCTTGAAGGGCGGCCTTTCGGCATTACATGCACTCAGCTGGACATCG GAAACGCCAAAACGGACATATCAGACAAACATTTTACTGTCGGGGCATTGCAACCTAATGGCACTATGTTGTCAGAACCTACCATGGATGTCGAACAAGTTGCCAGCACTGTTGTACATATCGCCAGCATGCCACCTGATGTGACCATGCTTGAGGTGAATATAAT GGCTGCCGGAGCACCGTACGTTGGAAGAGGATAA